Within Gilvibacter sp. SZ-19, the genomic segment CGCCTCCAAAATTGGTCAAAATACGCGGTATTCCTTTGCCGGAAGACGAAGGGGAATTTTTCGAAGATGTCCCCGAAGACGAACTTGATATCCCAGAATATTCGAACTTAAAGCCCAAGGACCTCTTGAACGACCCAGAAGGGCCCAAAGCTCAGGTGCGCGATACATTACAAGACAAGGCCGCGCAAGAAAAGGCAAAATTCTTTCCAGGCAAAACGACCAAGAAAGACAATCAAGACAACGAAGAAGACGAAGGAGGTCAATAGAGATGCTCGAGGATTTTTTCAAACATCAGGCGCAGACTACCCCACACCCACTGGCCCTGCAAGTGCAGCGGGCAGAAGGCTCGTATATCTATGACACAGCAGGGAATGCCCATTTAGACTTTGTGGCCGGAGTATCGGCATGTAGCCTAGGCCATAGACATCCACGGGTCGTATCCGCAGTAAAAAAACAGCTAGATAGTTACTTACACGTAATGGTCTATGGTGAATACGTACAAGAACCCGTTGTTACTCTAGCCAAAAAGTTGGCTGAGGTCCTGCCTGATCCTTTAGACACCACCTATTTTACAAATTCTGGGACTGAGGCCATAGAAGGTGCCATAAAACTCGCCAGACGTGTTACCGGACGCAGTGAGCTCATTGCCGCCAAAAAGGCTTATCACGGCAGTACTATGGGTGCTTTGAGTTTAATGGGCTTCGAGGAGCGAAAATCGGCCTTTAGACCCCTTATTCCGGACTGTAGATTCATCAATTTCAATCATTTTGATGAACTCGAAAAGATCACCGTAGAGACCGCGGGGGTTGTGGTCGAGACCATTCAAGGAGGTGCAGGCTTTATAGTACCAGAAAAGGGTTACCTCAAAGCCCTTTCGGCTCGTTGCAAGGAAGTTGGCGCGCTATTGATCTTAGATGAGATCCAACCAGGATTTGGACGTACCGGGAAACTCTTTGGTTTCATGCATTACGATCTAATACCAGACATAGTGGTAATGGGTAAAGGTATGGGCGGTGGTCTGCCGGTTGGTGCATTCACAGCCAGCGCTGCGCAGATGAAACAACTGCAAGACAACCCAAAACTAGGACATATCACCACTTTTGGCGGAAATCCGGTAATTGCGGCGGCCGCACTTGCTACGCTAGAAGAACTGCAAGAATCGACCTTAATGGCCGATACTTTAAAAAAGGAAGCTCTCTTTAGAAGTCTGTTAAAGCACCCGCTTATCAAGGAAGTTCGAGGGAAAGGCCTTATGCTGGCGCTTATCATGGAAAGTGCCGAAATAGCAAATACCTTGGTTCTAGAAGCGCAAAAGGCCGGATTGATCTTGTTTTGGCTGCTTTTCGAACCCAAGGCCGTACGAATTACCCCACCATTAACAGTCTCAGAAAGCGAAATTCGGAAAGGTTGTCAGGTTATTCTCGACCTATTGGAAAAAATTGATAAGAAGTAGATTTTTGTAAGTATCTGATTATCAGTTATTATTACCCTTAAAATTCTGTTAATTACTTTGTTGACAACATAATCGGCACGAGAATTGAACCCCCAATTACATTGTTACCTTTAATATGGAAGAAACTTAAAACCCCGCTTATGCAATTTGGCGATAAGGACTCTACTAACTTCTCACTTACCCGTTTCGAATCCATGCTGAAAACTAACAATGTGCTCTTCTTTGACGCAGAAGAGTTCGAAGAGATCATTCAGCATTATTTGGACAACGGTAAAATGGCGCTTGCTAAAAAGGCAACCAAACTCGGTTTGGAGCAGCACCCCACTGCCACGAATTTGAAGTTGTACAAAGTAGAGGTTTACATATTTGAGAATAAACTCGACCTGGCGGATACCCTTTTGGACGAACTCTACAGTTTAGAGTCTTCCAACGAGGAGATCTTGATCCAAAAGGCCAATGTACTGTCGCGCCGTG encodes:
- a CDS encoding aspartate aminotransferase family protein; the protein is MLEDFFKHQAQTTPHPLALQVQRAEGSYIYDTAGNAHLDFVAGVSACSLGHRHPRVVSAVKKQLDSYLHVMVYGEYVQEPVVTLAKKLAEVLPDPLDTTYFTNSGTEAIEGAIKLARRVTGRSELIAAKKAYHGSTMGALSLMGFEERKSAFRPLIPDCRFINFNHFDELEKITVETAGVVVETIQGGAGFIVPEKGYLKALSARCKEVGALLILDEIQPGFGRTGKLFGFMHYDLIPDIVVMGKGMGGGLPVGAFTASAAQMKQLQDNPKLGHITTFGGNPVIAAAALATLEELQESTLMADTLKKEALFRSLLKHPLIKEVRGKGLMLALIMESAEIANTLVLEAQKAGLILFWLLFEPKAVRITPPLTVSESEIRKGCQVILDLLEKIDKK